In a single window of the Candidatus Wallbacteria bacterium genome:
- a CDS encoding FecR family protein — MTITLLLLFWLCHQALATELDTDELEIESVSRIFFIEGLVSVKEKDGTAWDTAEVGQTLAPGDSLKTGEDSRATVKLANSSVCRIKELTEFLIPPDRNTEEKCSVIEIITGILWAKAKKTEDSLTINTPNSVCGVRGTEFTVDAMDEDATEINVLDGEVEVKSKDPKFSATPLRLQPSQGTMIQKNRAPLMPWKVRMKIQNRKFKDFEKIRSGNLLKATRNLLVEIDSLEQALENQ, encoded by the coding sequence CCGACGAACTGGAGATCGAATCAGTCAGCAGGATTTTTTTCATTGAGGGACTCGTTTCAGTCAAGGAAAAGGATGGAACTGCCTGGGACACGGCTGAAGTGGGACAGACTCTGGCACCGGGCGATTCGCTGAAAACAGGTGAGGACAGCCGCGCCACCGTAAAACTGGCCAATTCTTCGGTCTGCAGAATCAAGGAACTGACTGAATTCCTGATTCCCCCTGATCGAAATACAGAGGAAAAATGTTCAGTGATCGAAATAATCACAGGAATACTCTGGGCAAAAGCTAAAAAAACCGAAGATTCACTCACGATAAATACGCCTAATTCCGTCTGCGGAGTCCGCGGTACCGAATTCACTGTTGACGCCATGGATGAGGATGCCACTGAAATCAACGTGCTGGACGGGGAAGTCGAAGTGAAAAGCAAGGACCCGAAATTCTCAGCGACTCCACTCAGGCTTCAACCGTCGCAGGGAACAATGATCCAGAAAAACCGGGCACCCCTCATGCCGTGGAAAGTCAGAATGAAAATCCAGAATCGGAAATTCAAGGATTTTGAAAAAATCAGATCCGGTAATCTTTTGAAGGCTACCCGGAATCTTCTCGTAGAAATCGACAGCCTGGAGCAGGCCTTGGAGAATCAATGA